A segment of the Candidatus Woesearchaeota archaeon genome:
ATGCACTAACAAGGTGTTCTCATCTAAAAAATCAAAACTTTCCAAATAATCAACTGGTAATCGTTGATATTTATCTTGAACTTCAAACCGTTCTTTTCTTGTTTCTGCAATGTGAATAGGTGTGAGTAAATTATGTTTTCTTGCAAATTGTTTTGCTTCAATCATCATTTTTTGATTGCATGCATATATAGAATGAATTCCCAAACCCATAGTAATAAGAGGACTATGTTTTTTTAGAATTAATCTCTTTGCAGTTTCAAATTGTTGATCAATAGTTCCTAAGAAGTCATAAAGCACAGGACACAACACTGACCTTATTGGATATTTTTTAACACCTGCTAAAACTGGTTCTATAGGGTGATACATTTCGCAAAATGTTGTTGTTCCAAAACGCAGCATTTCTTTGCAAGCAGATTCAGCGTTTTGTTGAATCTGCTTTGCTGTGAACTTTTTTTCAGCTGAAATAACTTTATCCAACCAAGCAGGCAGTTCTTCATCATCGCAGATGCCACGCAATGAATGCATTCCTATATGAGTGTGAGTGTTAACTAAGCCAGGCATAACCATTTTATTTTTACCAGAGATAACGACATCATTTTTTTTAGAATTAAGATTTTTACCAATCTTGATAATAGTAGTTCCTTGAATAAGAATATCAATATTTTCAAGAATCTCACGATCATTATTTTGTGTCACCACATAGCTGCAATTTTTGATAAGCATACCAATAAAAACTGAAGTTAATTTATAAACAATTCGATTTCCACTTGTCTATTAACCCAAAACTATATAAGAAAGAGTATTCTTTCTTATAATTATGAAAATATTAGCAACGGGAGATTTTCACGGAGATGCAAGTTTAGCGCAGCGGCTTGCACAAAAAGCAGAAAAAGAGAATGTTGACTTAGTTATTATCACGGGCGATATTACGCATATGGATAAAAGTTTTGATGGGTGCATTGGTCCTTTTAAAAAAGCAAAGAAAAAGGTTCTTTTTGTCCCTGGCAATCATGATAGTTTTGCAACTGCTGATTTTATCACTGAGTTTTATGGTGTTAAAAACATCCATGGGTATTCAGTCAAATACGAAGATGTGGGCATTTTTGGCTGCGGTTTTGCAAATGTAGGTTTAAACCAATTAAAAGAAGATGAATTCCAGAAAATTCTAAAAGATGCTTTTCAGGGTGTTAAAGAAACA
Coding sequences within it:
- a CDS encoding amidohydrolase, whose translation is MLIKNCSYVVTQNNDREILENIDILIQGTTIIKIGKNLNSKKNDVVISGKNKMVMPGLVNTHTHIGMHSLRGICDDEELPAWLDKVISAEKKFTAKQIQQNAESACKEMLRFGTTTFCEMYHPIEPVLAGVKKYPIRSVLCPVLYDFLGTIDQQFETAKRLILKKHSPLITMGLGIHSIYACNQKMMIEAKQFARKHNLLTPIHIAETRKERFEVQDKYQRLPVDYLESFDFLDENTLLVHAIWLTKNEVRVIGKCRSKVSHCPISNMKLASGGTMPLMEMFENNVVVGLGTDSVASNNNMNLFEEMKVTGLLHKYHRWQPSCITNQQIIDMATINGAKALSLDKEIGSIEVGKKADIIMLEIGLHLHPIYKENVLSHLVYAASGYDITDVLVDGKAVLRDREFVETNRK
- a CDS encoding metallophosphoesterase gives rise to the protein MKILATGDFHGDASLAQRLAQKAEKENVDLVIITGDITHMDKSFDGCIGPFKKAKKKVLFVPGNHDSFATADFITEFYGVKNIHGYSVKYEDVGIFGCGFANVGLNQLKEDEFQKILKDAFQGVKETPKKIMVTHVHPSGTKMEKFSHFVPGSSGVRKAVEELKPDILFCSHVHEAQGIEEKIGKTKVINVGREGTIIDI